Sequence from the Rhizobium sp. TH2 genome:
CGGCCGCGAGCGCGCGGGCCACGCCGATGCGCTGGCGCTGGCCGCCGGAGAGCTGGCGGGGATAACGGTTGAGAAACTCGGCGGGATCGAGCCCGACGAGATGCAGCAGTTCATCGTTGCGCTTGGCGATCCTCGCCTTGTCCCAGCCCAGCAGGTTGGGCACCGCGGCGATATTCTCCGCGATCGTCATATGTGGAAACAACCCGACATTCTGGATGACGTAGCCGATATGCCGGCGCAGTTCCACCGGATCGCCCTTGGTCACCTCCGCGCCATTGACGAAGATCTTGCCTTCGCTCGGCTCGATCAGCCGGTTGATCATGCGCATGGTCGTGGTCTTGCCGCAGCCCGATGGGCCGATCAGCGCCACGGTCGAGCCCTCGGGCACTTCCATCGTCAGGTTGTCGACCGAGGCGACAGGGCTGCCGTCATAGCGCTTGGTCACGTTTTCCATACGGATCATGCGGCGGATCTTTCTGCAAAGAGGATTTTTTCGGTCCGGCCGAGGATGAATTCAGCGGAGAGCGCCAGAAGCGCGATGGGCACGGCGCCGACCAGCAACCGCGACATATCCATGACGCTGATCCCGGTGGCGATGAAGTCGCCCAAGCCCCCGCCGCCGATGAACGGCGCGAGTGTGGCGCCTGCCAGCACCTGTACCGCCGCCGTCCGGGCGCCGGCAAACATGGCGGGTGCGGCGAGCGGAATGCGGATCTTGCGGAGCACTTCGCCCGTCGTCATGCCCATGCCGATCGCCGCCTCGATCGAATCGGGATCGACATCGCGCAGGCCGACATAGGCATTGAGCAGGATCGGCGGCAGCGCCAGCACGGTCAGCGCCACGATCGAGGGCATCAGCCCGATGCCAAGGAGCGGCAACATGATGGCGAGGATCGCGAGGCTCGGAATGGTGCGCAGCCCGTTGATCGTGTTGATCACGGCGAAGGCGAGACCCTTGCGGTTGACGATCAGCACGGCCAGCGGCAGCGCGATGGCAAGCGCGATCACTAGGGAAATGCCCGACATGGTCAGGTGCTGTCCGAGCGCCCGCAGGAATGCGGTCTGGTTGTTGTAGATCCATTCGACGGCGGATGTCAGCATGGCATGCCCCTCACTGCCACCGGACCAGCAGGCGTTCGGCCCGGGTCAGGACAAGATCGAAGAACACGGCCAGAAGTGCGGTCAGCAGGCCGCCGACCAGAATCTTCTCGGCATATTCCTGGTCGATGCCGATCAGGATGATGGTGCCCAGCCCGCCGCCATCGATGAAGGCCGCAATCGTGGCGATGCCGATCGTCGTGACCAGCGCGATCCGCGATCCGGACAGAATAAGCGGCATCGCCAGCGGCAATTCGATGCGGAAAAGCCTCTGCCACTTGCTGTAGCCCATGCCGTCGGCGGCATCGAGCACATCGGGCGACACGCCGCGCAATCCCGTCACGATATTGCGCAGCAGGATCAGCAGGCAATAGGACGACAGGCCGACGATCGCCGGCTCCATGCCGAGGCCGAGAAACGGGATCAGCAGGGCGAAGAGCGCCAGGCTCGGAATGACGAATATGATGTTGGAGACGGTCAGCGCCACGGCATAAAGCCTCGGCCGGCGCGCGCAGATAATGCCGAGAACCAGCGCGATTGCCAGCCCGATCAGCACCGAGGTCACCGACAGCAGAAGATGCTGCCAGACGGCGAGCGCGATTTCGGGAATATGTTTGTGAGCCCAGCGCAATTGGCAAACATCCTGTTGGCACGGGAAAATAACCGGCGAGGCTCGTTGAGCCTCGCCCGCATCTTATCGGTCGGAGCGATCAGAAACGAAAGATCAGATGCCCTGTTCCTTCAGGAATTCGGCGGCGACGTCGGCCGGCTCTTCCTTGTCGCGCTCGACCTTGGCGTTCATCTCGCGCATGTTGTCGCTGGTCATCAAGGGGCTGACCTTGTTCAGCACTTCTGCGATCTTCGGGTTCTTGGCGAGCGCATCCTGGCGAATGACCGGAACGAGGAAGTAGGGAGGGAAGAGCGCCTTGTCGTCCTCGAGGATCGTCAGCTTGTTCTCGGCGATCTGCCAGTCTGTGGTGAAGCCGTAGGACACATCGAGATCCTTGTTCATCACGGCGCTGTAACGAATGCCGAGCTTGGCGAAGACCTTGAATTCCCTGAACTCGATGCCGTAGACCTTCTTGAGGCCGGGCAGTCCGTCCTTGCGCTCGGAGAAGCCGCCTTCGGCGCCGAATATCAGGTCCTTGGAGACCGGGCCGAGATCGGTCAGCGTCTTGAGCTTGTACTTCTCAGCCGTCTCCGGAAGCGTGATGATCGCATAGCCGTTGTTGATCTTGGTCGGCTCGAGCAGGGTCAGTTGCAGGTTCTTTTCGTAATAGTCCTTGACCTCGCTATAAATCTTGTCGGCGGAGCCCGACAGGTCACCCTTGACGACGGCGGCCATCGCGGTGCCGGTATATTCCGGGTAGAAATCGATCTCGCCGGTGGTCAGCGCCGTCTGGGCAACCAGCGTGGCGCCGAGATTGAGATGGCGCTCGACTTCGATGCCAGCCTTTTCCAGCGCCTGCGCATAGATTTCGGCGGCGACGAACTGTTCGGTGAAATTCTTGCTGCCGATCTTGACGGCATCGGCGGCGAAGGCGGGGGTGGCAAGCGCCAGACCCAGGACGGTAGCGAAAACGGTGTTCAATTTCATTGGATGCCTCTCAACGTTAGATCCACGGATTTACTACAGCAGGAACATCGGTCGGGCGCGAATAAATCTACCAATTATGTAGATTATGACGAAAAACAAAACTCCCGATGAACCGGCATGGAACCGATGACTGCGTATGTCCCGTGCTAGCGGCTGCTTCCTGACCTAGCCCTGCAACAGGGACTTGTATTTGATCTCCATGTCTCCGCGCACGATCTTGCCGGTTGTGCTGCGCGGAAAATCTTCGAAAGGGACGAAATGCACTTGCCGGGGCCGCTTGTAGCCGGCCAGCGCCTGGCGGCACATCGTCTCGATATCGGTCTCGGTGAGGCTCTCGCTCTTCCGCGCGACGAAGGCGACGGGCACTTCTCCCCATCGGTCGTCCTGCTTGCGCACCACGATGGCATCGAGGATTCGCGGATCGGCGAGTAGTACCCGCTCGATCTCGGCGGGATAGATGTTCTCTCCACCCGATTTGATCATGTATTTCGCGCGGTCCACGAAGTCGAATGTCCCATCCGGATTGCGGGTGAAGAGGTCGCCCATGCGGAACCAGCCACCGCTGAAATCCTTGATATTGGTGTACTCCGCGTTCCAATAGCCGCTGAACACGGTTGGGCCGCGCACGGCAGCCTCGCCCGGTTCTCCGGTTGGCACGACCGCACCCTCGGCATCGACCAGCCGCACATCACACAGCGAACTCTTGCGCTTGGAGAGCGAGGTCGGAATGGTTCCCGACGGAATGAGCCCGGCAGACATCGGTGCTAACCCGGTCTCTGTAGCGCCGAAGCTGTTGAGATAAGGCGCGTTGGTCAGCCCCGAGAGTTCGGCGATCAAGGCATGCGGCACGAGATCGGCCAGCGCCCCGACCGCGCGTATGCTCTTCACGCTATGCCTGCCCTCGCGCAGGATCGCGACCACTGGCTCAATCGTCCCCGGCATCAGCAGCATCCAGCCAAGGCTGGCGCTCTCCATGATCGAGACGATCTCTTCCGGCATATAGCCATCGACGACATGCACCGTCGATCCCGACATCAGGCTCGACAGCGACGGATCGCTGCCGCCCATGTGGAACAAGGGCGCCCAGGCGATATAGCCGTCGTCCTCGGTGACGCGCATGTCCATCCGCATCACTGCCATGCGGGCGATCTCGGCGCGATGGCTGATCAGCGCGCCTTTCGGGAACCCCGTCGAGCCGCTGGTATAGAGGATGAGCAGACCGTCTTCCGGATCGACCTCCGGCAGTTCCGCCAGCGCCGTATGTGCGGCGATCATCGCTTCATGGTCCGCCTCGATCACCTTGACCGGCAGGTCGCCGAGATCGACCCGTTCCATCCGCGGGCAATAGCGCTCCGACACCACCAGTAGCGATGGCGAGACGAGCTTGATGCAGTGTTCCAGCTCATCAGGGGACAGCCGCCAGTTCTGGCAGGCCAGGATCGCGCCGATGCAGGCGGAAGCCAGTTCCCATTCGAGATATTCGTGCCGGTTTTCCGAGACGAGCGCGATCCGGTCGCCGCGCGAGATGCCGAGCGCCTGCAGGGCAGCCGCCAGTTTCAAAACGCGCTCATGAAGCGCCGCGTAGCTGCGTTGCGTCGTGCCCTGGGCAATCGCGATCGCCTCGGGTGTATATTCGGCCCGG
This genomic interval carries:
- a CDS encoding class I adenylate-forming enzyme family protein, translated to MKERSQVQANIAKSGALTVFGLFAARAEYTPEAIAIAQGTTQRSYAALHERVLKLAAALQALGISRGDRIALVSENRHEYLEWELASACIGAILACQNWRLSPDELEHCIKLVSPSLLVVSERYCPRMERVDLGDLPVKVIEADHEAMIAAHTALAELPEVDPEDGLLILYTSGSTGFPKGALISHRAEIARMAVMRMDMRVTEDDGYIAWAPLFHMGGSDPSLSSLMSGSTVHVVDGYMPEEIVSIMESASLGWMLLMPGTIEPVVAILREGRHSVKSIRAVGALADLVPHALIAELSGLTNAPYLNSFGATETGLAPMSAGLIPSGTIPTSLSKRKSSLCDVRLVDAEGAVVPTGEPGEAAVRGPTVFSGYWNAEYTNIKDFSGGWFRMGDLFTRNPDGTFDFVDRAKYMIKSGGENIYPAEIERVLLADPRILDAIVVRKQDDRWGEVPVAFVARKSESLTETDIETMCRQALAGYKRPRQVHFVPFEDFPRSTTGKIVRGDMEIKYKSLLQG
- a CDS encoding ABC transporter permease, with translation MLTSAVEWIYNNQTAFLRALGQHLTMSGISLVIALAIALPLAVLIVNRKGLAFAVINTINGLRTIPSLAILAIMLPLLGIGLMPSIVALTVLALPPILLNAYVGLRDVDPDSIEAAIGMGMTTGEVLRKIRIPLAAPAMFAGARTAAVQVLAGATLAPFIGGGGLGDFIATGISVMDMSRLLVGAVPIALLALSAEFILGRTEKILFAERSAA
- a CDS encoding ABC transporter permease, whose protein sequence is MRWAHKHIPEIALAVWQHLLLSVTSVLIGLAIALVLGIICARRPRLYAVALTVSNIIFVIPSLALFALLIPFLGLGMEPAIVGLSSYCLLILLRNIVTGLRGVSPDVLDAADGMGYSKWQRLFRIELPLAMPLILSGSRIALVTTIGIATIAAFIDGGGLGTIILIGIDQEYAEKILVGGLLTALLAVFFDLVLTRAERLLVRWQ
- a CDS encoding glycine betaine ABC transporter substrate-binding protein, translating into MKLNTVFATVLGLALATPAFAADAVKIGSKNFTEQFVAAEIYAQALEKAGIEVERHLNLGATLVAQTALTTGEIDFYPEYTGTAMAAVVKGDLSGSADKIYSEVKDYYEKNLQLTLLEPTKINNGYAIITLPETAEKYKLKTLTDLGPVSKDLIFGAEGGFSERKDGLPGLKKVYGIEFREFKVFAKLGIRYSAVMNKDLDVSYGFTTDWQIAENKLTILEDDKALFPPYFLVPVIRQDALAKNPKIAEVLNKVSPLMTSDNMREMNAKVERDKEEPADVAAEFLKEQGI